The Platichthys flesus chromosome 17, fPlaFle2.1, whole genome shotgun sequence DNA window GGAAATAGTGAGAACATTAATGGGCGTAAACAGGATATAGCTGAGCAGTCAGTTTCAAAATGAGAAGTTGTGAAATTTCCCCTACAACCGTTAAGTCTTACCATCCTCAGGCTCCTTTGAATAATTTTTAGTCACATGCTGAACTGGTTTCACCTCCGTCTTCagtttcttcttgttctttttcaCCTGCACAGGGGCCTGCACCTCAACGACCTGGGGACAAAGACAATTAGTAAATTGGTTGGGCACCGGCAGAGGGGCTTTAGCAATATAACAACAATGACCAAATTGTTTCATAAAATATTAGGACAGCTCTGGAAGActggaaaagggaaaacaatTATTTTGGCTGCCCTAAGTTATGGCAGCTGAAGGTCAAACACACCTTCCCCGTTTTGATCTTCGGGGCCTGCTTGGGAACCACCTCAGTCACTTTGACTTCCTCCTGAGCGACAGTCACTGGCTTCCCATTAGACTGAGTCTTCTGTGGGAGAAAGACAAGAAATTGCATTAACAACTTGTTCACaggttttacttttaaagatgGATCCTAACACTATGTCTGTCTGCAGCATCCTTCGCAAATGCACCTTGAAACTGCCCcataaacaaaaggaaacattaaCAAGGGCTGGGCGATAAAACAATAACTAACTCAAtatcattttcatcaatagcaatataacgaACGTCCAGATCATTTCGATATCTTTCTTATTCATTCGGCAAGCATGCTGAAGAggtacaccacacacacagtctatggttgcaCCTCACAATTGTAAAATACATTGTGGTTTATCAAGTGTTTCTTTCTACTCATAAAGAACAAGATTAAAACAACAAGCTTCACTAAGCAGCAAAGCATCAAAAGCTCTTTAAACTTGAGATAAATAGAAATGTGTCTTTACTAAAACTGCTTAAAGACAGCTTTTTGAAAATCATTACCTTGTTCAAAGATCAGTTTATTATTATCAGACATTATTCCATCGTGTATTAACTATTTGCATTATTATATCTGCTGTctttgattttagattttgCATCACAACTCTGGCTGccagtgatttttttaaagagacattGTATTTAATTCTTGtttgagatgttttgtttttatttgtcctcttTCTGAAGCTAGTTAGCGTTAGCATTCTTTTCCAATATCAACCCAGTGCTTCGCCGGATCTCGAGTCTGTAATTTTCCGTAGTGGGACTAATTGAGGATAATCTTGTCTTTATTTAAGTCATGAGTACGTACATCACATGACTGGCTCTGTGCAGCTTAGTGTTTACTGAGTAAACTAAGCGAGTGGAAACCCTAATGACAGGTAATAGTGTGTAAAATAGCTAACAGGCTATTAAACGTTGAACCTGGGGTCCCTTTGTGTTGAcatgtcagaggaggagatgtttgaATTGAGCGAACTGACTGAGCACCTTCCTCCAGCCTCCATTGTTTCTAGCCATCGCACTTGTTTCGTTTCAGTCTCACCGTGACTCGACAGCTCGTTACCGCCGCCTGCGGAGCCTTTTCCGCCGGTTTCTTCTTGTTCCTCTTCTTCGGTTCTTCTGGCTTCGCAGCTACAGCCACGTCGGCCTTGACGGGCTCGGCCTGGGTCACTGGGGCTCCTCGCTTCTTCCCCGAGAGCGCACGGCCGCAGACGGCGGCCCAGGACAGcgctagcagcagcagcagccccgccGCGGCCGTGGACAGGACGACCCACGTCGGGTACAGCTCGGGCTTCAGACCCAGGTTGACCCCGAACTGAGCCTGGACGTAGCCTTGTCCCGACGACAGGAGCTCTTTCAAACGGCCGGAGAGCATTTCGGCTTTCTCCAGCGCCAAGCCTCGCAGGTCCCCTGCCATCTTTCCAAATTACGAAAATGCTAGCTAACTGTTAGCTACCATAGCCTGCATCCGTATGCTAACGGAGGAGTGGCTAATCCAACCTGGTTATAACGTGAAATATCAGTAATGCTACCATTAGCTTTGCATCAATACATATAGTGACTGATGTATTGTGGCCATTTGAAATAATAACTAGACaccaaaatatgaaaacaaggATGGTGAATGAACAAATGATTcatgattaaaacaaatacactgttttcattttacaaaaacattttattgatcatTAAAAAAACGATAAGACATTTCCCCATAGAAACCAACCCCCCCGATCTTTCAACTCCATtacatataattatatatttaccATCTTCCAGCATCTAGTGAGATATTAAATGAATCAAACTCATTTATATGTGACCTAACCTGAACTCtgcaaaggtaaaaaaaaactccgGAGCAGAGCATCACCATATTCCGCTTTGTTGACTGTATTGATTGCTAAGTGTAATTCTcaattcctttaaaaatgttCGCTTATTGGGgtttctttaatttctttactgcataaaacaaataaataaacaggtcAAAGGTAATATGTATCAAACAACTCAGTTTCAGAAGTCTGCATCCAGTGTGAATTCACAGTCCGCCATGCTCGACATGACTCCAAATCTCTGGTACTCAGCCACTCGTTTCTCAAAGAAGTTGGTTTTCCCCTCCAGCGAAATGGACTCCATGAAGTCAAATGGATTTTCCGCTTGGTAAACcttgaaaaagaagaggaagtaaaCGTTACTGAACAGTACTGCACTCAGTTAATCAAAAATGAGCACGGGCATTATAATGTATGAAAGGAACAAGGCTTCCACAGTGAGGCTTCAGGGGTACTTCTGCTTTCATCAGCATAACTGCCCTAGTATGAAGAATAGAAATGAGAAAGGACCATTTTTCTACCATTGCATAAAAACTTAGGTGGAAATTACCTTATCAAGTCCGAGGTCTGCGAGCAGCCGGTCAGCCACAAATTCAATGTACTTTTTCATCAGACAACCGTTGATTCCAATGAGATCCACTGGCAAGGCCTCTGTCAAGAACTCCTGCGACACAAGACAGGATGTGATGGTTTATTCACAGATACTATTTGTGTTGTGCTGTACACTATAATCCATGAGAATTATTCATCCAAAACTACCTGCTCAATGCTAACAGCCTTGGTGATGATGTCCTTCACTCTGTCCGCTGATGGCTTTTTGTGCAGGTAGCTGTACAGAAGGCAGGCGAAGCTGCAGTGCAGGCCCTAGGAGACACATCGATACACACTTCAGGATGGCTTatgttaaaacaaacaagagcatcctttaaccttttttttataaacaaactgTGACGGCTTTTACTACCTAATCTGAACCAGTGGCCCCGCTGCAACTAAGACAATGTTTAAACAGCAAAATGTGGTTTTAACAGCTGAAGCAAACATGATTAACATCACACGAGTGGTGAAGACAGCCAGTAATACACCACATTTACCTCTAACAACAGCTGAGGGACATGAAAGGATGAGGGAAAAACTGGCAAAGCCAAAGCTAAATGCAGGTGTCTGAGAAATCATCCACTATAACGGTCCTTCTCGGAATTATGCAAATAAAATCCATGTTTTAATCTACGTGTTGCAGGATGTCACATGTAACTTTAAGATTAATTTTGAAAGTATATAAAGAATTACGTAAACTCCATGACTGCACTAAGTAATATGTATTGAGTGGCCTGAGAtcactttcatattttttcGTAACAGCCTTGGAATTTGAGTGTAGGAAAACGTGTCTTTTGGTTTGTGAATTCCTCTCACCTCATCCCGGCTAATCAGCTCATTGGAGAAGGTAAGCCCGGGCATTAAGCCTCTCTTCTTCAGCCAAAAGATGGCAGCGAACGAACCGGAGAAGAAGATTCCCTCCACGGCAGCAAAAGCCACAATTCGCTCACCTGGGGGCATAAAAGTCAAACTGTCATGTATATTATCAAGCCCCAATAAATAAGAAGAGTCACAAGGCCAGTGTTGTCCATTATGTTCCTTATTTGATACACTGATTTTAATATCATGCCTTCCTTACCGAATGTGGAGTTGCTGTCATTTATCCACTGTATGGCCCAGTCTGCTTTTCGTTTCACACACGGCATGGTCTGAATGGCATTTAACAAGTGGTCCCTACGACACaaaatgaatgtaaaatatttttattgtagaacattaaaatattaaatcattttgCTTCTTATAGGCAACCTGAGACTGTTGTCTGGGTGTATTGATACATCTGATACAGCTGGGAATTCAACAGAAATTAACCACAGTGTTGTTAACTTATCCTGTGATCAACAGGTGCAGGTCTCTTATAGTTTGTTTTGAATCTTCAGAGAATTAGATAAACAAGATAAATTGTCTGTTTGTGGTTATGCACCTTCACCTCATCGAACAAGGGTGAGACATATAATCTTTTCCATCTAGCCTTGACAGGAAGAAGAAATTACTCATACTGACTTAGTGGAGAGTAAATATGTTCTCATTAGAccttatttaactttttttattgaaatattcTACATTAACCCATAATTTATTTAACAATGCCTTCAGTTCACCCTTTTCATAATGTTAGGCAGAACCACTGAACGTACCACCAGAAAGTATTGGACCAATGAGCCACTGACCTTTCCTTCAGGTCCCTAATGTAAGTGTTGATGAGCATGCTGTACATCTCCGAGTGAACAGTCTCTATGAGGATCTGGAAGCTGTAGAAGGAGCGAGCTTCAGGGACCTGCACCTCCTGACTGAACCTCTGCACCTGTTCCATAAAACACAAACGCATCAAGCAAAAATGATACTCTGGCGCATCCCTGAATGCAAAATTGAATCAgttaaatacaacattttaagtAAATCTGACATTTATGGTGGTGTTACAGTTATGACATAAACAAAGTTTCAGTCATGTTGCAAAGTATACTATTAAtgctataaaaaaacaactcttaTAATTAAAAAGTAGTACATTTTGGCAGGGGAAAGATAGTTTTACAAGTGACTGTGGAAGATAACTGACCTGGATTATTTTACTGCTATATCAATTCATTATACATTTAACAAGTACTTCTAGGAAGATCTTGTGCTCTCTTTAGATCCCACTAACACCTCTCTCACCAGGTTCTCATTGACGATGCCATCACTGGCCGCAAAGAAGGCGAGGATGTGAGAAATGAAGTGTTTCTCTTCTGGTTTCAACCGGTCCCAGTGCGGCAAGTCTTTGGAGAGATCGACCTGAGAGACACAACATGAAGAGTAAACCGGTGTCATACACTGATGAAGTTTTTTTACATAGATAACAAGCTGTGGTGGAGAATCAACTGGGAGAAAGCTTTGGATTTGTAAATGGAAAAATTATGGGAGGTTGCCATATTCCACTTTGTGTGGTAATATATCAGACATTGTAATTGAAAAGTTTATCATTGTTGTTATCTGTGTATTTTCCACTAATGGCAGGTCAGAGAAACACTAATATTGCACTACCCACCTCTTCCACCGTCCAGAAAGAGGCTTGTGCCTGCTTGTACATCTTCCAGATTTCGGGGTACTGGATGGGGAAGATGACAAACCGTCTTGAGTTCTCCTGGAGCAAaggttcctcctctgtctcGGAACCTCTTTGGCATTCTGGACTTTTATCTTTGATGCCATTCTGCAGAGAGCCATAGCAAAAATACCCGTGTTAAGATGAGATCATCCTTTATtatggggaaatttgcaatattacagcagcaagagtcaaaaaaGGCATCAGTAAGTAATAAGTAACTTGCAATACCTCAGTTGTAGCAGtagtaatggtaaatggttttgtatttatataaagctttttctagtcttgatgaccactcaaagcactttacagtacagttttacagtcacccattcacacacacattcatacagtgcatctaatcacagcactttgttattctatgggggggcattcagggttcagcatcttgcccaaggtcacttcgacatgcagatgggtcagactggggatcgaaccgccgaccttcaggttggaggacgaccactctacccctcagccactaCTATAGTAATGATATGTAGATAGAAGATAATtatacatattttctttaaattgagGCTTAGTTTTACGCTTAGACACGTTTTTGTGGACTGTACCTTTAATTACCAAAGATGCTACTGCGCCTGCGCGTTACAGTCTCATAACACCCACAACAAAGGCTGTTAAACATCTACATCACatatatttagctttttaaaaAGTTCCAACACCACAACAAACCATCCTCTCACCCTCCATTGACACTTTTAAACGTTGTGTGTCCATTTCAGCGGCTGTTGTGTCATCGCCATACTTAGAAGACTTAAGAGCTAGCTAACAAGGAGCTAGCTTCACAATGACGTTAGTCCATAAATCTTCGCTGTTCAGGACACGCGTTGattttcattaaataccagATTCTCCGTTATAGAACCGCATAGTCCGGTTAGATATGACCGTCACCCTCAGTCTACGTCCCTCTGTCTGAACCACGCacgctgtctgtctgtgctgagGCGGCTTACCTTGAGCTGGAGCTCGTCAGGCTGGAGGGTTCTATTCATCAGAGCCTTTTCCTGAGACTTGTTCACCGTCGGTGTCATTGGAGCTGATGTCGGTTCCtcatgcagctgcagctgtgtcGGTCGAACCGTTTTAAAGAGACGAGCCCACTGTGCCGGGGAGCGCGCCCCTAACGGCCACACGCCATGCTGCACTACACAATCACAAACTCTGCACAAATACATCTCCAAAAAACACCCGACTACACTCATTTGTGACAAGACAGCCTCAAGTCATCGCACTGCAGTGTTTGTTGTGGTGAAACTGAGGGATGAGCTGCTTTTCAGACACGTACTGAGCTCCACTGGTCGTCCTGGtgttctccagaggggctgagAACACAGTTGTCCCAGCGAGAacctctggactttctccagccAGCTCCCCATTAATTAATAAAGTCCATAGAATGTCCAAAAGAGCTGATGTAAGAAATCAACAGGAGATCCTCAGCAGGATTCACAGCGAGGGAATGGGCATGTTGATGACGAATAGGAGGAATACATatatctcaggaggaaaaacCAATGCAATAAACATAGAAGACACTAAGATGTCAAAAGTTGGTGATACGGGCAAATGCTAGTGTCAATGTGCTTATCTCCAAGGAAAACATTATAAAGAACCTCTAGCCTCTGACTGCACTTTACAGAGATATCTTAGTGGTTGTGAACTGAGCTGAGAATGtcctctggagttcatgtctgaaaacggctatgGAAGAAAATGCAGGTATTTGTCAGCGAAAGTAAAGACAGGGCGActaataaatgcttttattgGACAGGGATGTAGTTCGACACATCTCCAATACAAACAGAGTGTTCATAGATTTATTGTAAACGTGGAGGAACTTTCAATGCAAGTtcctttcattttgaaatattcaatttaacTTGACCCCAGTGTGGATTCAGGGTCACATGTCAGTATGTGTTGGAGCTACACCGGTATGTTGTGTATCCCCAACCGGAACACGTCGTTTGTGCAAGCCCAATTGTCGTTCTGGTTCTTCAGCATGAACACTTGATGGAAGGCCATTGGGGGATGATCATCTATCTGTTGCAGAAAATGTGAACACAATGGTGAGAAAACAAGCTGTAAACGTTCATTAAAGCAGAAATCCTGCTATATTCACGATGAAGTCACAGGGTTCCTGCAGCTCAAGTCGAAGCAGATGCAAGACTTTGAGAAGCCACTCGAAATGAAATGTAAGATCAATTCAGAACAGCATGGAGCTGTGGTTTGAATAAACTGGGAGAATTTGTTTACACATATACTGTGGCTTTGGCTCCGAGCATCCCGACTGACTGTCTGCTTGTTTGAGATTTTCCATTGcaaagtcaaagaaaaacaaatgtctcatgAAACGTTACTTCCTCAGCATTTAAGACTTACAACTTGACTTGAGgcattttaaaaccaaattgAGGTCTTGTTTTTAGTCAAACAAATTCAATGCCTTTGGAAACGTTTTAGGGATCTGCAAGGAACCCTGAAGATATACATGTGTGCAGGTCACTTAATAAATAGTctgcaaataaaacatcaaactgcATTCAAGCACAAATACAATGTAGGTTTTCCATCAGTGAAAACAGAGGCTAAGAATCAAATCTACCAGCTTACCTGTAACTGTCCAAACACCATTATGAGGATGCAACTATCTACTGTGGGTTGAAAGTCTTGTCCTGTGATAATGTGCTTTATGTTCTTGAAAGGCAAGTTCTGTGAAGTGGAAACAAAGTAGTGAGTAAAAATACTCAATTT harbors:
- the LOC133972994 gene encoding nuclear transport factor 2-like, with protein sequence MASETELWQRIGEGFVQLYYTQFDTTNRMLLGDLYSTTACLTWEGTTFFGREAIANKLINLPFKNIKHIITGQDFQPTVDSCILIMVFGQLQIDDHPPMAFHQVFMLKNQNDNWACTNDVFRLGIHNIPV
- the rrm2b gene encoding ribonucleoside-diphosphate reductase subunit M2 B isoform X1, with protein sequence MTPTVNKSQEKALMNRTLQPDELQLKNGIKDKSPECQRGSETEEEPLLQENSRRFVIFPIQYPEIWKMYKQAQASFWTVEEVDLSKDLPHWDRLKPEEKHFISHILAFFAASDGIVNENLVQRFSQEVQVPEARSFYSFQILIETVHSEMYSMLINTYIRDLKERDHLLNAIQTMPCVKRKADWAIQWINDSNSTFGERIVAFAAVEGIFFSGSFAAIFWLKKRGLMPGLTFSNELISRDEGLHCSFACLLYSYLHKKPSADRVKDIITKAVSIEQEFLTEALPVDLIGINGCLMKKYIEFVADRLLADLGLDKVYQAENPFDFMESISLEGKTNFFEKRVAEYQRFGVMSSMADCEFTLDADF
- the rrm2b gene encoding ribonucleoside-diphosphate reductase subunit M2 B isoform X2, which produces MYKQAQASFWTVEEVDLSKDLPHWDRLKPEEKHFISHILAFFAASDGIVNENLVQRFSQEVQVPEARSFYSFQILIETVHSEMYSMLINTYIRDLKERDHLLNAIQTMPCVKRKADWAIQWINDSNSTFGERIVAFAAVEGIFFSGSFAAIFWLKKRGLMPGLTFSNELISRDEGLHCSFACLLYSYLHKKPSADRVKDIITKAVSIEQEFLTEALPVDLIGINGCLMKKYIEFVADRLLADLGLDKVYQAENPFDFMESISLEGKTNFFEKRVAEYQRFGVMSSMADCEFTLDADF